A region of the Myxococcus stipitatus DSM 14675 genome:
GCCGTTGGATTCTGGACCCTATCGACGGGACGAAGACCTTCATCCGCGGCGTCCCGCTGTGGGGCACGCTGGTGGCGCTGGCGAAGGGGGACCGCATCCTCGTGGGGGCTGCGTACTTCCCCGCGGTGGGGGAGTTGCTGGTCGCAGCGCCAGGGGAGGGGTGTTTCCTGAATGACTCCCACACGCAGGTGTCGCGCCAGGCGGACCTCTCGCGCGCGGTGGTGCTCTGCACAGACGAGCGCTTCCTCACGTACCCCGAGCGCGGCGAGGCCTGGCGGCGACTCACGCGTGAAGCGGCCGTATCCCGCACCTGGGGCGACTGCTACGGCTACCTGATGGTCGCCACCGGTCGCGCGGAGGTGATGGTGGACGAGCTGCTGTCCCCCTGGGACGCGGCGGCGCTCCAGCCCATCATCGAGGAGGCCGGCGGCGTCTTCTCCGACTGGACGGGGCGAAAGACGTCCTTCGGCGGAAGCGGCATCGCCACCAACGGGCTGCTGGCACGGGCCGTTCGCGAGCGGCTGGGCGCGACAGGAGGCCCGTGATGTTGGACCTGGACAGACTCGACTTCACCAAGGGGAACGGGCTGGTGACGGTGGTGGCCCAGGACGCGCGCACCGGAGACGTGTTGATGGTGGCGCACGCGGACCGGGAGGCCATGGAGCACACCGTCTCCACGGGAGAGATGCACTATCGCTCTCGCACGCGGGGCCTCTGGCACAAGGGCGCGACCAGCGGGAACACCCAACGCGTGGTCTCCCTCCGCGCGGACTGCGACGGCGACACCGTCCTCGCGCGCGTGGAGAAGGCGGGGCCCGCCTGTCACACCGGTGAAGCGTCCTGCTTCGGTCCGGGGAGCGGGGATGGCCTGGCCGCGCTCGATGCCACGCTGGCTGATCGCGCGGCACGTGCGCCGGGGCCCGGAGAGAAACCTGGTTACACCCACCGCCTGCTCGCGGACCGCAACCTGCGCCTCAAGAAGGTGGGGGAAGAGGCCGCGGAGCTGGTGACGGCCTGCGCGGACGCGGATGCTGATCGCGCCGTGGAGGAGGCCGCGGATCTCCTCTATCACCTGCTGGTCGCCATCAGACCCCTGGGCCTTGGACTGGACGACGTGAAAGCTGTCCTCGCTCGGCGTGCAGTGAAGCCATCACTTCCTGGCAATGCTGGATGAGATGGGCTCTCAGCGTCTCGGTCGGGTGCCGGGACGCCGTGTCAGCGTCGACCCGGATGAATTTGTCCGTCACGACTGAATCCCGGAGATGGGAGGGGCCCCGACGAATTTGAGCGCAGCTATCAGTGACTCACTTCAATGAAAGGAGTGTTCCTGCTACACATCCGGACGCGCGGCGCAGTGGAGAACGCCGGCCGGGCGCTTCTTTTCGATTTGAAACCGTCCGCCTCACCGGAGGCATCGTGAACGGCCCCACCACGTACAAGGCAGAGCTCATCGACCGAGTCATCTTCTCGCGTTGGCTGAATCCTCCAACCAAGGAGGATGTCGCGGCGATATTGGTCCAGATGGAAGAAGCGATGCAGCGGCTTGGTACGCGCCTCATCTACGTTGGTTCGGTGAGCCCGAAGTCCAAGGTTCCCGACGCGAACGAGCGCACCATCCTCAACAACTTCCTCGTGGACTCGAGGAGGACGTGCATCGAGCAGGCGTGGCTCATCTACGAGGGCACCGACCTGCAGCACAACCTTCAGCGCGTCATCATCTCCGGCGTGCTCATCCTGACCCGCACCTTCGACAACTACCTCTCGGTGGCGAAGTCGGGGGATGCGATCATCAAGGACGTCAGCGCCGTGCTCAAGAAGGACGCGGCGCCCATCTTCCAGCTCGCCAAGGAGCGCGGCCTCGTGATGTGAGGCCGCCCCGGTTCATCGCGCGCCGCGAACCTCCAGTTCGTGGAGCTTCCCGTCGGCGCGCGCGGGGAACACGCTGATCGCCTCCACGTCCGTCAGGGAGGCCGAAAGCTCGCAGGTCTCCCACTCGCCCTTGCCCTGGTACTGGCAGACGGTGGGGTTGACGAACGAGGTCCCCGCTTCCGGGTCCTTCAGTCCCGCGCCCTTCGGTGTGCGGACGATGGCTCGGAGCGTGCCCGGGCCCTGGGCCTTGAGGCGGAACGAGGCCACGCTCTTCAGCGGAGGCGAGTAGCTCGCGCGGAGGGCACCATCCGCCGCCCAGCGATGTTGCTGCGGCGCGGACGCCACGGCGACGTGTGTCCCCGGGTCACCATCGAAGGCCAGGAGCGCGGACTGTGCCCCCGACACCTGATCCGGCTTCAGCACCGAGGTCGCCCCGGGCTTCGTCGTCTGGGCCAGGGCCTTCAGCGCGGGCGCGCGGTCGCCCTGCTGGACCACCGCGGCGGCCAGGACGGAGGGCGGCAGCAGCCCGACGCGGTGGCAGGCCGGGGACAGTCCCTCGACGAGGGGGAGCACTCCGGCCGGCAGCTCGATATCCGCCTGCGCGGCGGGGGCGAGCCCCAACCTGACGACCGCGTCACAGGCGGAGGGGGTCCCCGGGCCCGCGTGCTCGAGGTTCCACTGGAGCTCCTGAATGTTGAGCGGACGACCGATGGCGGCCTCGAGCATGGCTCGGGACACCGTCTCGGCGCAGGCGTTGACGGCCCCCGCGCACCGCTCGCACAGCGCTCCGAGCAGGCCTCGCAGCGGGGTATCCGCCCCCTGGGAGAAGGGCGCGCGGGCGGCCAGTGCGGGAGCCATCTCACAGGCGCGAGGGGGAGGTCGAGGACAGGACTCCAGCCTCTTGCGGGCCTCGGCCACGACCTGGGGGTCGTCCGGGGTGCGCAAGGGGGCGGCCAGGGCCTGCTCCAGCGCGCGGCAGTCCAGGGAGAGGGCGGGCGGAGCGGGGGCGACCGGGGGAGCGGCGGCTCGTGGGGACGAGGACGGGGCGGCGGCCTTTTCATCCTGGTGCGTCACGCACCACAGGCGACCGAAGGCGATCAACGCCACGAGCATCAAGAGGAGGGTTCTGAGCGGGTAACGGCGCACGAGCAATCTCCTTGATTCCAACCGGGAGCGGGGGTTATCAGCCCCACCGGGTTCCATCCGCAAAAATAGACGGAGGCGTGCGTGGCTGAGACGTTCGACGTGGTGATCATCGGTTCGGGCCCTGGCGGCTACGTGGGTGCCATCCGCGCGGGGCAGCTCGGGCTGAAGACGGCCATCATCGAGAAGGACAAGCGTCTGGGCGGTACCTGCCTCCATCGCGGGTGCATCCCCACCAAGTCCCTGCTGTGGACGGCGGAGCTGTTCCACCATGTCCGCGAGGCGAGCGACTTCGGCATCGACGTGTCGAGCCCGACGGTCAACTGGCCCAACGCGATGAAGCACAAGGACAAGGTCGTCACCAAGGGTGCCAACGGCATCGACTTCTTGATGAAGAAGAACAAGGTGACGGTCATCAAGGGCCATGGCCGCATCGCTGGCAAGGGCAAGGTGGAGGTCACCGCCGCCGACGGGACGAAGCAGGTCCTGGAGGCGAAGAACATCATCATCGCGACGGGCTCGGTGCCCAAGTCCCTGCCGAACGTTCCGGTGGACCACAAGCGCGTGATGAACAGCGACTCCATCCTGCAGATCGACCGCGTCCCCAAGAGCATCATCGTCCTGGGCGCCGGCGCGGTGGGCTGTGAGTTCGCGTCCGTCTTCAACCACGTGGGCAGCAAGACCTCCATCGTGGAGTACCTGCCCGCGCTGCTCCCCATCGAGGACGCGGACATCTCCAAGGAGCTGGAGAAGACCTTCCGCCGCCGTGGCATCGACGTGCACACGGGCTCGGCGGTGGAGAAGGTGGAGCACACGGCCGACGGCGTGCGCGTCACCATGAAGGTGGGCACCGAGACGAAGACGCTCGAGGCGGAGATCCTCCTGTCCGCCGTGGGCCGCGCGCCCGTGACGGAGGACGTGGGTCTGGACAAGACGTCCATCAAGACCGACCGCGGCTTCATCAAGGTCGACTCGATGCTGCGCACCAGCGAGCCCAACGTCTACGCCGTGGGCGACGTCATCCCGACCCCGATGCTGGCCCACATGGCGAGCGCGGAGTGCGTGGTGGCGGTGGAGCACATCGCGGGGAAGAACCCGCAGCCCATCAACTACGACCTCACGCCGTCCGCGACCTACTGCTACCCCGAGGTCGCCTCCGTGGGCCTCACGGAGAAGAAGGCCAAGGAGCGCGGCTACGACGTCAAGATCGGCAACGCCCCGTTCGGCGCGGTGACGAAGGCGGCCATCACCAACGAGTCGGGTGGCCTCATCAAGATCGTCTCCGACAAGAAGTACGACGAGGTGCTGGGCATCCACATCATCGGCCCCCACGCCACGGAGCTGCTGGCCGAGGCCTGCGTCGCGCTGAAGCTGGAGATCACCACCGAGGAGCTGGCGGGCACCATCCACGCCCACCCGACGCTCTCGGAGATCGTCCACGAGGGCGCCGAGGCCACGCTGGGCCATCCGCGCCACTTCTAGTCGGCGCCTGACGCCCCCCGGGCTTCCTCACCGGAAGCCCGCTCAGGCCGTCCCGGAGCACGTCTCCGTGGACGGCCTTGTCATGTCCCCGCTCGCGCCCCGGTGCTTCCGCCACGCGGGTGGACCAGCGGAGGGCTGGCTGGCCGTGGGGCTCCGAGGGCCTCGAGGCGGGTCATGCCGTGCCCACTGCCTGGAGAATGCGGGGGCATTAGAAGGGGAAGGACTTGCGCGAAGGCCCGGCGGATGCTGACGCCTCGCGTTAGAGGCTTCCCGCTTGAACGTCTTCCGCCCAAACCATAGAAGGCCCGCGACCCATGGCGACTCCTGATCGGTTTCCTCTTCCCCAGGTGCCTGAGACCTCCCGCAAGCCGGAATGGCTGAAGGTGCGGTTGCCCCACGGCGAGGGGTACGAGCGAGTCAAAGCCATCGTGAAGCGCACGAAGCTGGCGACCGTGTGCGAAGAGGCTCGCTGCCCGAACATCGCCGAGTGCTGGGGCGGTGGCACGGCCACGGTGATGTTGATGGGCGAGGTCTGCACGCGCGCGTGCCGCTTCTGCCACGTGAAGGTGGGGGCACCTCCACCGCTGGACCCGATGGAGCCCATCCACCTGGCCCAGGCCGTCAAGGAGATGGACCTCGAGTACATCGTCGTCACGTCGGTGAACCGCGATGACCGGCCGGATGGAGGTGCCAGCCACTTCGCGTCCGCCATCCGCGAGCTGCGCCGCGAGAGCCCGCGCACCATCGTCGAGGTGCTCATCCCCGACTTCAAGGGCGTGGAGAAGGACCTGACGACGGTCGCGGAGGCGAAGCCGCACGTCGTCGCGCACAACGTGGAGACGGTGGAGCGGCTGACGCCGACGGTGAGAGATCGCCGCGCGACCTACCGCCAGTCGCTGCGCGTGCTGGACTACCTGAAGCGCCGCCCGGAGGGCCTCTACACCAAGACGTCCGTGATGGTGGGCCTGGGCGAGACGGACGCGGAGCTGGAGCAGACCTTCAAGGACCTGCGCGAGGTGGGCGTGGATGTGCTCACTCTTGGACAGTACCTCCAGCCGTCGCAGTACCACCTGCGCGTGGAGCGCTTCGTGACTCCGGCGCAGTTCGAGTCGTACAAGAAGCTGGCGGAGTCGTACGGCTTCCTCTACGTCGCCTCGGGGCCGCTGGTCCGTTCCAGCTACCGGGCCGCCGAGTTCTTTATGAAGGGCCTGATGGAGCGCGAGCGCCTCGAGCGGCTCGGCTGACCGGGCTTCGTTTCGTGGCTTGACGCAACCCCCCGTTCCTCTCGGAAAGACACCCGCATGGCAACCTTTGAATTCAAGCTCCCCGACCTCGGCGAAGGCGTGATGGAGGGAGAGCTGGTCAAGTGGCACGTCAAGTCCGGCGACGTCGTGAAGGAAGACCAGGTGCTTGCCGAGGTGATGACGGACAAGGCCACCGTCACCGTCCCCAGCCCGAAGGCCGGGCGCGTCGTGCAGACGCACGGCAAGGAAGGGGACATGGCGAAGGTGCACCAGCTCCTCGTCACGCTGGAGATTGAAGGCGCGGCTCCGGCGCAGGCGGCGGGTCACGGTGCGGTGCCCGCTGCGGCGCAGGCCCCGGCGGCGGCTTCCGCTCCGGCGGCCACCGCGGCGCCCGCCCAGGCGACGAAGGTGCTGGCCACGCCGGTGACTCGGCGCATGGCGCGCGAGCACGGACTGGACCTGGCGACCATCGCGGGCAGCGGTCCGCAGGGTCGGGTGACGAAGGCGGACGTGCTCGCCGCGATGGAGGGTGGGGAGTCGAAGAACGCGGTGGTGGCGCCCGCTCAGGCGCGTCCCGCGGTTCCCGCGCTGTCCACGGGTCGCTCGGACGAGCGCGTTCCCCTGCGGGGCCTGCGCAAGAAGATCGCCGAGAAGATGGTGCGGTCGAAGTTCACCATGCCGCACTTCGCCTTCGTGGAAGAGGTGGATGCGACGGACCTGGTGGCGCTCCGGGCTCGGCTGAACAAGCAGCTCGCGGCGGCGGGAGACAGCACCAAGCTCAACTACCTGCCGTTCATCATCAAGGCGACCATCGCCGCGCTGAAGAAGTTCCCGCACCTGAACGCCAACTTCGATGAGGCGGCGCAGGAGCTGGTGGTGCGTGGCGAGTACAACATCGGCATGGCCGTGGCGACGCCGGATGGCCTCACGGTGGCGGTGGTGAAGAACGCGGATCGCCTGACGCTGGCGGAGCTGGCGCAGGAGACGGCGCGCCTGGGCGTGGCGGCGCGTGAGCGGAAGCTGAAGATGGAGGAGCTGACGGGCGGCACCTTCACCATCACCTCGCTGGGGCAGAGTGGCGGCCTGTTCGCCACGCCCATCATCAACCACCCCGAGGTGGGCATCATGGGCGTGCACAAGCTCAAGAAGCGCCCGGCCGTGGTGAATGACCAGGTCGTGGTTCGCGACATGATGAACCTGTCGCTCTCCTGCGACCACCGCGTCATCGACGGCTCCGTGGCGGCGGACTTCGTCTACGAAGTCATCAAGTACCTGGAGAAGCCGGACCTGCTGTTCCTGGCGATGGCGTGAGGTCGCCGCGGGTGGGCTCGGGCATGGAAGTGAGGCCCGAGCCTGCTTGACCCCGAGTCGTCGGGCAGGGCCCGGAGGACGGGCTGCCCGCTCGCTCGACGGGCGCTGGCGTGATTCGGAGCAGGGCGATGGCGTACCAAGGCGGTTAGGCTCTGTCCGTATGGCCGAGAACCCTCGCGAGCTGATCCGCACCGCGCAGTCCGCCGAGCTGCGGGGAGATGTGTCCCTCGCGGTGGAGTACCTCCAGCGGGCCGCGGCCGCGTATCGCGAGGCGGGCAACCTGGCCCGCGCGCTCCAACTGCTGCGCCACGCGCGCCGGCTGGATGCGAGCCGTCAGGACCTCCTCGAGGAAGTCGGTCGCCTCGAGGGCTTGTCGGAGTCAGGAGGCGCGGAGCCCGAGCTCCGCCTGTCGCCCCCCGCTGCGAAGAGCGTGGGGCCGGAGCTTGTCGTGCCCCCGAGCCCGGAGCGCGAGGTTCGTGGCTCCCCGGTCGACGAGGCGCGTCGGCAGCGGCTCGTCGCCGAGACGTTGCAGGCGGTGGAGCACCCGGCCGTCGAGAAGTCCGCCGAGGTCGCGGCGTGGGTCCTGGATGAAGAAGTGAGCGAGGACCTGCAGCGATTGGAGGTTCAGCTCGCACGGGTCGCGGCTGCTGTTGATCCGACGGGTGTCACGGCGCCGGCTTCGATGGAGCAGGCGGCTTCGGCGTCGCGGGAGGCGTCCGCGGAGGAGGCTCCTCCACGTCGGAGGCGGGAGGCTCGCATCATCGAGCGAGGACCCACGCGCGCGGACGTCTCGCTCGATGCGTGGTGCTCGTTCTGTTGTCGCCCTCGCGCGGAGGTCGGTGACCTGGTGGCGGGGCCCGCGGGCGCGTTCATCTGCAAGGCGTGTCTGACGGAGTCCTCGTCACTCCTCGCGGACGTGAGTCCCGTGCCGCTGCCCGTGCGCGCTCGTGCGGCACCGCGCACCAGCACCGAGCGGGACTTCGTGGGCCAGCCCGAGCTGCGCACGCAACTGGAGGCCGCGCTTCAGTCGGGTGTCCGCTGTGTCCTCCTCGTGGGCGGCGAAGGCTGCGGGAAGAGCACCCTGCTGCGGATGTTCCAGCGGCAGGGGAGGGGCGTCATGGCGAACGTCGATTCGCTCGCCGAGGACGTGTCGTCCACGCCGCTGTTCATCGAAGACGTGGAGCGCCTGGGCACCGAGCGATGGGCCGCGCTCGCGACCTTCCTCACGAGAGCATCCCGGCCCACCGTGGTCCTCAGCGCGCGTGGGCAGTCGGCGGACGCAGGCACGCTCGCGCTGCGAGGCGGCTCCGCACGGCTCTTCGTTCCCACCACGGAGGTGCTGTCTCGCGCGGTGCGCGGCCTCCTCCCGGTGAGCGTCCTGGAGCATGTCCAGGTGCTGGTGTCCCTGCGACAGCCCTCGCGCGCGGACTATGTCGAGATGGCTCGGGCGACCCTTGCTCGTCGGGAGCCGGCGACGTCCCTCTCCGACGACGCCTTGGCCGTGTTCGCCGCGGAGGCGGAGCGCTCTCCTCGCGCGGGCCATGAGCTGAATGCCCTCCTCAACAGGGTTCCCAGCGGAACATGGGAGCTCGAGCCAGTGACGAAGCCGCCCTCCACTCGGAAGGGTCGGCGGAAGGGAACGTCGTGAACACCATCACCGTCTACCGGCTCGGCCGGGTGGAGTACGAAGACGGCCTCAACCTGATGCGCCTCTTCGGCGACTCGCGCCGGGAGGGGCTGAGCGGAGACGTGCTGCTCCTGCTGGAGCACCCGCCCGTCCTCACGCTCGGGCGAGGGGCGAAGCGGGAGAACATCACCGCGCCGGACGAGAGTCTCGCCGCCGAGGGCGTGGAGGTCTTCGAGACCAATCGCGGTGGCGACGTGACCTACCACGGCCCGGGTCAAATCGTCGGCTACCCCATCTTCCTGCTCCCCGAGGCGCGCCGGGACGTCCGCCGCTACGTGCGCGACGTCGAGCGCTCCATCATGCAGGTCCTGTCCGAGTGGGGCATCACCGCGGGGCCCATCCCCAAGTGGCCCGGCGTCTGGATTGGAGAGGAGGGCGACCCCGACGCGCGGAAGATCGCCGCCATCGGTGTCCACATCTCCCGCTGGCTCACCACCCACGGCTTCGCGCTCAACGTGAACACGAAGATGGAGCACTTCCGCTTCATCGTCCCCTGCGGCATTCGCGAGGCCGGCGTCACCTCCATGCAGCGCGAGCGAGGGCACACCGTCTCCTTGCCCGACGTGCAGGAGGCCCTGGCTCGAAGCTTCTGCGCCGTCTTCGACAGTGAGCGCGTGGAGGCTCCCGCGCCCCTGCGCACGGTGAGCATCGCCGTCGTGCGCGGCCATGGCGCGGAGGCGCGCGTGCTGCTCGTGCGTCGCAGCCCGGAGCGAGGGGGCTTCTGGCAGATCCTGACGGGCCGCGTGGAGTCCGACGAAACCCCTGCCCAGGCCGCCGCGCGCGAGTTGGAGGAGGAGACGGGGCTGCGTCTCCCCGTCGACGACCTGGCCTACCGTCATGCCTTCGCGGTGGGGGAGACCCTTCCTCCCGTCCTCGCGGAGGAGAGTGGCTTCGCTGTCCACGTCTCGCCGGATGCCCCGGTGCGCCTGGGACCCGAGCACGATGCCTTCGAGTGGGTGGACGTGCCCACAGCGCTGGAGCGGCTCCCCTTCGTGGGGCTGCGCGAGACGGTGAAGCGCGCGGTGGCGGGGCGCGGAGGCTGAGCTCCCCGCGCCCTCGGGCGGCTACAGCTTGATGACCATCGCTTCCTTGGCGGCGATGGCCTCGGGGCGATGTTTGCGGACCTGCCGCAGCAGCTTGTCCATCGCCGCGTCATCGCGGTTCGGGTCGTGGTGGAAGAGCACCAGCGTCTTCACCTGGGCCGCGTTCGCCGCGGCCACGGCGGCCTGCCACGTCGAGTGACCCCAGCCCGTGCGAGCCGGCCCACCGCGGCCGTGGTACTCGTCCTCGGTGTACATGGAGTCATAGATGAACAGGTCCGCGCCGCGCGCGAACTCGAACATCCCCGAGTCCATGTCGCTGCCGTGCTCCACATCCGTGGCGTACACCACGGTGCGTCCACCGCACTCCACGCGGTAGCCCAGGCTTCCACCTGGGTGGTTCAGCTCCAACCACTGGACCTTGGCGGGCCCCAGCTGCAGCGTCCCGTCCGCTGGCAGGTCCCGGTAGGTGACCTTCGCGCGGAACGTCCCCTCCGCCGTCACCGGGAAGTACGGCTGCACCATGTGCCCGCTGAGCAGCTCCCGGGTGGTGCGTCCGTTCCTCGCTGGCCCGTTCATCGTCAGCTCACTCGTGGGGACGAAGATGGGCGCGAAGAAGGGGAGACCCTGGAGGTGGTCGTAGTGGTAGTGGGTGATGAAGATGTTGCCGCGCACCGGCCCACCCGCCGCCGCCAGCAGCGAGTCACCCAACGCTCGCGCTCCCGAGCCCAGGTCGAAGATCAGCAGCTCCTCCCCGCATCGGATCTCGACGCAAGGCGTGTTGCCGCCGTACCGCCTCGTCTGTGGGCCAGGGGCGGGGATGGAACCTCGCACGCCCCAGAAGCGCACCTCGAAGGGCACGCGGGCTTGATTGCGCGCGACGGTGTTCCGTCGCCGCACAGGCGTTTTCTCAGCCAGCTTGGGCTTCCGTGTCGTCGTCCTCGGCGAAGAGCTCAATCAGGTGCCCCGTACGCTCGCGCTTCGTCCTCAAATAGTCGAGGTTATGCGGATTGTGCTCGGTCCGGGAAGGGATTCGACGCAGGACGGGAATGCCTTCCTCGACCATGCCGGCGATCTTCAGCGGATTGTTGGTGATGAGGTCCACCGAGCGCACATCCAACGAGCGCAACATCTCCGCGGCGATGTCGTAGCTGCGAAGGTCGTCCGCGAACCCGAGCTGCCGGTTCGCTTCGTAGGTATCCAGCCCCTTGGACTGGAGGGCATACGCCTTGATCTTGTTCCCCAGGCCGATGCCGCGCCCCTCCTGCCGGAGGTAGAGCACCACGCCCAGTCCCTGCTGGGTGATGAAGTCCAGCGCCCGGTCCAACTGCTCCTTGCAGTCGCACTTGAGGCTGCCGAAGACCTCGCTCGTCAGACACTCTGAGTGAATACGAACGGGCACCCCCTCCACCCCGGTGACGTCGCCCGCGACCAGGGCGACATGCTCCCGGCCGTTGCGCCGGTCCCTGAACACGACGGTCCTCAGCGGTCCCCGGCTCGTGGGGATATCCGCCTCCGAGAAGCGCTCCAGATGCTGGGTCGGCTTCCGGGTCGGAAGAGGCTGGGGTGAGCGAGTGTCCGACATGATGGTTCAATCTCCAGATGCGAAGCACCCTGTTTGGTGCTCCCACGAGCGATAGTCAAGGCGGACTCTCAGAGGACCCCCGCCCGATGACCGCCGGAAGGATGCCTGACGGCCGGTCCGGGTTTCTCAAGCTCCCCAGGAGACGGGAAGCAATTCCACCGGATCTCCATGAGACAAGCTGCTGGCTTCCCGTGCGAAGTGCAGCAGGTGGGTGGCGGCCGCGGCGGACCGGAGCGCGCCGGACGTCTGGGTGGACAGGGGGCGGGCCCAGAGCGCCCCGTCCTTCCAGGAGGCCACCACCCGGACGAAGTGGGCCAGGCCCGGGGGCTTGGCGAGCTTCCCCTCCAGCCGGCCGGAGACCCGGGCGGGCGCGACGTCGGCATGGCCGAGCAGCTTGCGGAGCGTGGGCCTGACGAAGAGCTCGAAGGTGACCAGCGACGAGGTGGGGTTGCCCGGCAGCCCGAAGAAGAGGGTGGATCCACGCTTGCCCACCACCAGGGGCTTGCCGGGCTTGATGGCCACGCGCCACAGGTGCTGCTCCACGCCGATGGCGGCGAGCACTTCCTTCACGTAGTCGCGCTCGCCCACGGAGACGCCCGCGCTGGTGAGCACCACGTCGAAACCGTGAGCGCGGGACAGCGCCTCCGCCACGCTGTCCCGCGTGTCCTGGGCGATGCCCAGCAGGGACGGGAGCCCTCCCGCGCGGCGCACCGCGAGGGCGAGCGATGGGGCGTTGGTGTCGACGATGCGGCCACGAGGCGCCTCGTCGGCCCGGCACAGCTCATCACCCGTGGAGAGGATGGCCACCCGGGGCGCGCGCGGAACGGGCGCGGACAGCATGCCCTGACCCCAGAGCAGCCCCAGCTCCGGGATGCCCAGGGGCGTTCCCTGGGCCAGCAGCAGCTCTCCCTCGCGCGCGTCTTCACCGCGGGGCCGCACGAACTGGCCGGGCACCACGGCCTCCAGGACGTCGACTTCGTCCGCGCCACCGTCGGGCACGGGGCGGACGCGCTCGCGCATCACCACCGCGTCCGCGCCCGAGGGAAGCGGGGCTCCGGTCATGATGCGCACGCAGGTGCCCGGCCGGACTTCTTGACGCGGTGCGCCTCCCGCGAAGACGGTCTCCAGCACGGGCAGCCTCACGGGCAGGGCCCCAGCCAGGTCGGCCGCGCGCACGGCGTAGCCGTCCATCGCCGAGTTGTCCCAAGGGGGCAGGGTGCGCTGGGCCATCACGTCCTCCGCCAGCGTGCGTCCCAGGCCGTCCTCGAGCGCCACCCACTCGGCGGACAACGGCATCGCCAGGGCCAGGATTCGGGCTCGGGCCTCGTCTTCCGGAAGCAGTGTCGCGGCGTCGTTCATGGGCGTCCTCTTCGACCTGTTTCGCTGCCAAAGTCCGAGAGAAAATCAAGTGTTAGTTTGACAGCCCTGCTGATCATCGTTACAAGCTCCAGTCATCGCGAAGCCTGCCAGTCCTCCTGGGGGTGGCGTGGCAACCCGTTGAAAGTACACGGGAACTCTCAAGGAGACAGCGTCGATGGCCAAGCCCAAGTCCGGGGCCAAGAAGGCGACTCCCGTTGGCAAGACTGGCGCGAAGCCCGCCGCGAAGAAGGACAAATCCTCTCGGCTGGACCTGATCAAGAACGCGTCCAAGCGAGTCGCCACCACGACGACGAAGGTGGTGAAGGCGGCAGGGGACGCGCCGGCGAAGGGTTCCAAGTCCGCCGCGAAGAAGGCGGCTCCGGAGGCCGAGCAGCCGAAGGAGAAGGTCTCCGAGAAGACCGCGGAGAAGGCGTCCACCAAGAAGTCGGCCGCGAAGGCGGCTCCCGCCGCGAAGACCGCGACGGCGAAGACGGCTCCCGCGGCGAAGGCCGCGACCGGTGCCAAGGCTTCGTCGGGCAAGAGCGGCTCGAAGGCCGCGGCCGCTCCGGCGGTCCCCGCGGTGGAGAAGCCGCGTCCGCGCGCCACCAAGCTTCCGCCTCCGGGCGAGCCGCTCACGAAGCGGGAGATGGAGCAGCTGCTCACCGCGGGCGAGGGTCGTGGCGTGATGGGCGAGGGCAGCCTCAAGGGCCGCCTCGTCGTCCTCAACGAGATGCCCAACCTGGTGGTGGTGGGGCGTGACAAGCGCGAGCTCACCTTCTTGCTCCAGGGGCCGGATCAGGAAGTCCTCCCGGCCTACGTGAACCACAAGGTCTCCGTCAGCGGGATGATCCGCAAGACGACCAACCACGGCGGCGTGGTGGACGTGCGCAAGTACTCCGCCAAGAAGCCGGAGGCGGAGGTCGTCGAGGCGCCGCCC
Encoded here:
- the hisN gene encoding histidinol-phosphatase, with protein sequence MTSIQGLMQAATEVARKSGDVALGFFRGGIAVDTKSDGTPVTVADRTAEQTAREWLEARFPEDGILGEEFGETRPGAERRWILDPIDGTKTFIRGVPLWGTLVALAKGDRILVGAAYFPAVGELLVAAPGEGCFLNDSHTQVSRQADLSRAVVLCTDERFLTYPERGEAWRRLTREAAVSRTWGDCYGYLMVATGRAEVMVDELLSPWDAAALQPIIEEAGGVFSDWTGRKTSFGGSGIATNGLLARAVRERLGATGGP
- the hisIE gene encoding bifunctional phosphoribosyl-AMP cyclohydrolase/phosphoribosyl-ATP diphosphatase HisIE, with the translated sequence MLDLDRLDFTKGNGLVTVVAQDARTGDVLMVAHADREAMEHTVSTGEMHYRSRTRGLWHKGATSGNTQRVVSLRADCDGDTVLARVEKAGPACHTGEASCFGPGSGDGLAALDATLADRAARAPGPGEKPGYTHRLLADRNLRLKKVGEEAAELVTACADADADRAVEEAADLLYHLLVAIRPLGLGLDDVKAVLARRAVKPSLPGNAG
- the lpdA gene encoding dihydrolipoyl dehydrogenase, yielding MAETFDVVIIGSGPGGYVGAIRAGQLGLKTAIIEKDKRLGGTCLHRGCIPTKSLLWTAELFHHVREASDFGIDVSSPTVNWPNAMKHKDKVVTKGANGIDFLMKKNKVTVIKGHGRIAGKGKVEVTAADGTKQVLEAKNIIIATGSVPKSLPNVPVDHKRVMNSDSILQIDRVPKSIIVLGAGAVGCEFASVFNHVGSKTSIVEYLPALLPIEDADISKELEKTFRRRGIDVHTGSAVEKVEHTADGVRVTMKVGTETKTLEAEILLSAVGRAPVTEDVGLDKTSIKTDRGFIKVDSMLRTSEPNVYAVGDVIPTPMLAHMASAECVVAVEHIAGKNPQPINYDLTPSATYCYPEVASVGLTEKKAKERGYDVKIGNAPFGAVTKAAITNESGGLIKIVSDKKYDEVLGIHIIGPHATELLAEACVALKLEITTEELAGTIHAHPTLSEIVHEGAEATLGHPRHF
- the lipA gene encoding lipoyl synthase produces the protein MATPDRFPLPQVPETSRKPEWLKVRLPHGEGYERVKAIVKRTKLATVCEEARCPNIAECWGGGTATVMLMGEVCTRACRFCHVKVGAPPPLDPMEPIHLAQAVKEMDLEYIVVTSVNRDDRPDGGASHFASAIRELRRESPRTIVEVLIPDFKGVEKDLTTVAEAKPHVVAHNVETVERLTPTVRDRRATYRQSLRVLDYLKRRPEGLYTKTSVMVGLGETDAELEQTFKDLREVGVDVLTLGQYLQPSQYHLRVERFVTPAQFESYKKLAESYGFLYVASGPLVRSSYRAAEFFMKGLMERERLERLG
- a CDS encoding dihydrolipoamide acetyltransferase family protein encodes the protein MATFEFKLPDLGEGVMEGELVKWHVKSGDVVKEDQVLAEVMTDKATVTVPSPKAGRVVQTHGKEGDMAKVHQLLVTLEIEGAAPAQAAGHGAVPAAAQAPAAASAPAATAAPAQATKVLATPVTRRMAREHGLDLATIAGSGPQGRVTKADVLAAMEGGESKNAVVAPAQARPAVPALSTGRSDERVPLRGLRKKIAEKMVRSKFTMPHFAFVEEVDATDLVALRARLNKQLAAAGDSTKLNYLPFIIKATIAALKKFPHLNANFDEAAQELVVRGEYNIGMAVATPDGLTVAVVKNADRLTLAELAQETARLGVAARERKLKMEELTGGTFTITSLGQSGGLFATPIINHPEVGIMGVHKLKKRPAVVNDQVVVRDMMNLSLSCDHRVIDGSVAADFVYEVIKYLEKPDLLFLAMA